GTCATAATTACGGAAAGAAAACTTACGAAATATTCTAACAAGTTTATAATCATGGTTGGCCTCGTCGAGATACATCCCATAGCATTCATCGTAACTTCCGTTAGGATGGTGAGGACGGTAATAAGGAGGGTAAGGAATTTTGTAGTACCTACCAGTTGATGGGTTCAGCAATATGAGTCCAAGTTTGAGGTACAATTTTATCAATAGGAAAAACTCAGAAGAGGCAAGGATGACTACAATTTTATCAATAGGTTCGAGTTCAGTGTAATCCAAGCTTAAGGATGGGGCCAAGGGAGAGTCGAGTTCGTGAACATCGAACATTTTTGTGCTCCAGTCCATGAATACGACGAGGCGATTGGCGTCCGAGGAtagggtgttgtggtggtggaggtGAATGAATTCACGAGAAGAGATTATCGTTTGCCAGGTTTTGGAGACGGATTTGAACCGAGTTAGGGTTTTGACCGGTAATCGAGAGAGTATGCATGAGTGTATTACGTCCATGGGTATGGTTGCCATTGAAGCTTGAGCCTCGAGGGGATGTTGAGGGAATTATTTAGGGTTTAGTATACCCTGTCGTTAGGGtttctttatttattactccGTAGGCTATATTATTGTGTAAAAACTAGGTTTAAACTCGTGAAAAATTCACGGGTCTGCTTTCAAAATTTTACATgaatattgttatttttttttttggtctaaaccatccggtaatccgaaccacattgggccgactaatccggatttcggggcgtgtccaaggattacggtatttaaacccctcccaatcgacATGAATATTGTTATTCATAGTGAAGATATTGTGCTCATTATCGAGACAAAAACTATTCAGCTATACATATTAAGAATTTAGGTTGGTTTTTAATTAATATCAAACTATACATTCAACTTTATTAGCTATATTATTGTGTAAAAATAATATCCTTTGACTTTTAGTCACATTTGGTTAGCAAATCGGCAGGCACAACTTTAGGCTATTGACTAGCAATCTTCACCAAATAATATCCTTTCACTTATTAATTAGGAAAGTGGCGAGGAGATGAGCTGAACTGAATGAAACTAAATTAACCGAGCTGAATTGAAATGATCTGAAATAAAATCCAAAAGAACATAACCTAAAAGTACTCTGTATATATGAGTCATGTTTAGATGAGATTAAGTTGCGAGACTAGTAACAATCCAATTTATGTAAAGTTCAGGTCACTAGTACAATGTGTCAGAGTCCGGATTTAAGCAAGCCAAGCGGGGGTAAACAGGTTATAGTAGAAGGTAAATTGGAACAAAGtgaaaacaaaattaactaaAATTTCGAGATTTCTATCCTTTAATTAGCGGGGACGACCACCACCGCTAGCTAGCCATCCTTTAGCTCCGCCACTGATGTCAGGATATGATCGTCTTTATCACATTTCAATTAAATTAGTTATATTAAAAATCGTCGCCAAAACTCATTAGGATAAAACAATATTTTAagtttaacaaaataaagtgaaAGAGTTAGGGGCAAATTTGGTAAGAAAAACAAAATAGGGGGCGACGGGGCGTAACAAGTAAAACAGGCGGCGTGATATAGCACTCGATCTCCTTTTACTCGTGTCGAATTTATCCTTCCTTGACTAGCACGCACAAATCGAACAACTAGGGTTCGTTACACCTTTATTATATAAACAAACTAGTTAGGGTTAATTGAAGTCGACCAAAGCAAAATGGAAATGGCTGCCTATAAAAATCTTTATGATGATTATTTCCGCCAATTTCCTCCTCTTCCTACTCCCATAATCCCTTACCCGAACCAACCACATCGATCGTACATCGACGATCTAAATGATACCTTACTAGAGTTGATATTTACAAAGTTACTCCAATGGAAACATCTCGTTACTTGCAAATGTGTTTCGAAACGTTGGAATTTAATTATTTCCAATCCCTATTTTGCTCGTTATTACCTTACTCATAAATTATATTCCGCTTTCACGTTGATCCTTATAGATCCATACGATGACGACTTCCTTATTAGCGAGCACCCGTACTTTCAAAAACATAAACTTCGCCTCAACGACAACGATCTTTATTACATAGTTGCTCATCACAACGACATGTTGGTATCGTGTGATTCCCGTAACAGTAGTAGTGCTGAATTTTCCTATAAGATTTGCAATCCACTTACTAAACAGTTTACCGTAGTTACCGCAACAAATAACTATTACAGGTTTTACCGTAATTGTAAAGTTGGGTTTGCTGGATTTGTTAACGGAGTCTCCTCAACAAACAACGTCGTCATTGGATTTCGGATTATTCTTGTTAATAAGGATTATTACTACAAAAACAAACTAACTTGGAAAATATATTCTTCCGTAACCGGCAAATGGAAGACATACAATAATGTCAAAGATTTGGGTTTTGTGTTTAGATCGAAGTACCAAGTTGACCCACGTAATCAAGCCGTGACTTCGAACAATAGGGTTCATTGGCGCGGTAAATCTAATAAAATTCTAGTAATGGACCCCTTTGTTGACGACATTGTATCGTATTGTGTGATAAACCTGCCTAGTGTAATTAATTGCGAAGATAGCGTGCTTGGGTCTTGTCAAAATCGATTAAGACTAGCCCAGCTCGAACCAGACTATGTCGCTGCGGCTCCAAGAATCAAAGTATGGGAATTTGAACAAGATGATGATGGTTTGATGATGAATTGGGGAGGTAATAGCATGGCCAAGTTAAGGCTAGTTATTAACTTTGCATTGAAGCCACATATTATTGCTAGGGTTTTCCCTCCTATCGAAGGTTTGTTCTCGAGTTGTTTACGGCTAAAAAATGAGGTGATTTGTTGTCATTCCATTGATCCTTACATAGTTTACCTTATGTATGGAGATAAATTAGTTGAATGTGATGTTGGTATGGGGAGATTGAGATTGATTCATCATTGTACATATAGTTGGTGTCATAGATATATGCTTGTTCATCCATTGATGGCATCATAATTGTAACCAAATAAAATCTAAATATTTTGGTTTCATAGTTTGATTGAATGTCGAACATGGGTACACGAGGAAATATGAAGAGTCGGAGTAGACATAGATCTAACCGCCTACCCGTTAATTTATTGGAATAATGTTGACATGTTACATGTATAAATATCATAGTTACCGATAGTTTCCGGCTTCCAATTCTAATAAAAGTAGGCTCTATTTGATAACGCATTTCGGGTATATTTTTTCAATGAAGTAGCTTTTTTTGACAAAATTTCCAGGCAGCTTATTTTTGGATGCGTTTGGCAAGTAGCATTTTGTACCAAATAAGCtactacctgaaatgaaatgctacataGAGTAGCATTttagatttcaggtacctgaactGATTTTATTTTCCAATTTATGCGCGATCTGAATTTATTTTTACTTAGAAGAAACAATTTCTTGAAATATGCATGGAATAGCACGCAAGCAATGCAAGTACTTCGTATATATGAGTCACAACTagctctattacaaatgaaagtGGATTCGAATTTACAATATCGATCCTAACTACTACACCAACACCTCATCGATAACAATTGAAGTACAATGTTTCACTTTTGCTAAATCGATATTGATATACGAGTAGTAAGTACTACTCGTAATTGGTAATTCTAAATTTCTAAGCTCTTCCGCTTCAACTTTGCTCTTGTGGCTCCCTTTCCCCAGAAAAAAAAACCGACAACAAATTAATCGATCATGAAGTACCAACATTAAACAATGCAGGGTTTTCGAGCTTCTTGAGAATGTTACTAAAGAAGTAATCTACATCTACCTCGTCTTCACTGCTTGGGATACTATTAAGATACATAAGACTTGCATCAATAGGATCGACTGAACTCGTACAAGGTGATGACAACACCGAGGAAATGTTACTCTTATTGTTGATCAAACTCGGATACAAGGCCCCGTGATTAGAGGTATGCCAATTGGAGCTACGGCCTATGTCACTCAAACTCGGGTTTGGTTGTTGGGTAGAGTCGTCGAGATTCAATTTTTGAGACGGGGGGACTCTGTCCTGAATGTTTGACTCGATGTTTACATGATTTTGAAACCAactttgttctttctttatacTATAAAAATTTGATGGGTTTTCTATCAAATTCGGGCTCATGTCAAAAGAAGAATGATTATGAACTCGGGTTTCGATTTGGTTAACAAATTGTACAATTGGATGAATATGTGAGAGATCATTTTGCGACGATTTCAATGATGTGGCTAGTTTAAGGAGTTCAGGATTTAGAAGGGTCTGAAGGTTTAGAAAAGCAGGATTTTTTATCAAGAATGGGTGGTTAAGGGAGCTTAGGATAGATGGAAGGTCAAGGAGATCGAGACGAGGGCCGTGAGTCACAGGATCGATCCCCATTTGAAGCAACTTCTTCCTTATATGGGTGTTCCAGTAGTTTTTAATCTCGTTGTCAGTTCTTCCTGGCAACTTCGCAGCTATAGCTGACCACCTACAATACAAGAAAAACTTTACCACATCACTTATAGACTTTGTGGTTATAGCAAATATCAACTAGCTTAGTTGATAAAGTCACGAGAGGTGATACTCGTGAGTCGTGACCAGGGTTCAAACTTGTTAGTAGAGCTGGCCCAGccaacccgaacccgacccatCTTGGCCCGTTATTTTATGCAACTTGGCCTGACCCGGGCCTGGCTCGGGTCCTAATATTCCAGCCCGGCCggccattttagcaaaaaaagaaaaaaaaaatcggtAAGGCCTGCCCTTGGCCCGGGTCAAGCAAATCCAGGCCCGGCCCGCCAAGCTCGCTCCTCCCCTGGCCTTGCCCGGGTCTGACCAGACGAGCCCGGCCCGAGTACAGGTCTACTCGTCAGTATAAAAATCGCCCTGATGACTCCCTTTAAATCAAGAAAAACTTATAGGCTTACCAAAAATAGTGTAATATAAGGGGACGGACGTAGAGGTGATAATTGAGTCGATTTTAAACGCATTTTGATGAGATAAGGAAAGCTTACTTGTTACCCATAAAGCTATGAAGCTCAATGATATACTCCTCTTCTTCGGCTGAAAATCCACCCCTTTTGATATCTGGCCTTAGATAGTTCGTCCATCTTAGTCGACAACTCTTACCGCACCTTTGAAGCCCTGAACATATAGTCGAAATTCCAAGTCATTTACCATTACAATACATGTCCAGTGATCCTCGGCTTACAACTTCGTCAAAATATAGTTATCATTAAATGAACCACATAACATGAAATATGACTGTCCCGAATAACATTTTCTATTCATTCTTACACCAATTCAAGTTACGTAGAAGTATAAAACAATCACTTTTTCCATCTCATTATATGTACGcagtaattattaattatttgtttGACAAATTATATGGAGTATTATGAATTATTTGTTTgaccaacaaaaacaaaaaaaactacgGAAATGTCAAGAATAAATCAATAAGTGGTTACAGTTTGTCAGATTAACACAAAAGTCAAACGGGGacaatataaatgaaataaatgtcGCTTATAAATGTCAAGAATAAATCAATAAGTGGTTACAGTTTGTCAGACTAACATCAAAGTCAAACGGGGACAATATAAATGAATAAAAGTCGCTTATAACAACCTGCTTTCTTAGGAAGAGCTCTCCAATTTCCAGGGCCATGAGTCTGAATATGATCAATAAGCTTCTGATCCTCCTCATCTGTCCATGGACCTTTCTTCAACCCGGTTTTTTCGCAACTTGGCGTTCGGCCCATGTTCATCAATCTAGAGCTTTGTAAGATTTGTTTAAGAAGATAAAGCTCCAAGAAATAATGAAAATGTTGGTTGTATATATATAGTTATATACACATAGGCTTGAGTAACTAAATTACAAAGCTATAAGAAGAGTGGTTAGAGACTGTTTATATATTCAAAGACAATAGTTACACTACATCATTTGTTTGAGATTGGGTAACGTGTCCCCTTTTACTTGGAGAAATTAATTATGATGATAATTAATAATTAGTATACATAATTTTGTGATATGATGCACGTTATGGATGTGATTAAGCATCATTTATAGTTTCCTAGCTAACTTTGTAGTGGATTATGAATTTATAGGATGAGACGATGaaaatctacatagtataaaagccaagttttttCTTGACTTTTGATTGGCTGGTGAGTTTTTACATATGGGCTCCACCATGTCTCTTATACTATTTAATTACCTTCTCTCCTCAAATCAATTCCTCTTATTTCTATATCTTATTTCTATTTTAATTGCTTATGTTAAAACATAAGATAAAATGTCACAATTTACATAAATGTTGCAATTTACAATTTTACATACATTCAACGGGTCTAATATGTCAAATACCTTTAatataattctaacaaaatacggttgtatattatctgatattcaaatcttcaaatatggactatttatattgtcacggTATTAAACGCTTAATCACGCTCAATTATATGTTCATGTATCTAATAATAGCGCCTGCTATTACGACCcatgcattttttgcacgggaatAAAACTAGTTCATTAATAAAACATCATACTGAGAACAGAATTTTAAGAAACTCAAAAGAGAAATGGTTTAACGTTAGAAGATAATTGCTCTAATCATCACATTTCAATACTTTTGTTGACTATATGTGAGAAGTATTTTATCAAATGTATGTAAATGAAATGAATAGATCGACCGAGTAGTTTCAAAATGACTAACTATTCGTTATAAAATAACTATAAATTTTGCGTAAGGGTGTCTTATACATGAAATAAAACGGtttttttaaacaagttttatggcaATAGTAATTTATCTTtaaatttataaaatatttttaaaatttaGACATTTCATTTTTCATGTTATTACTTGATGAAAAGTCCTAACAACTCCATTCAACTTTTAGCTACTCGTATTTATGTGTAATCTGAATTTATTTAGTCTAAGGACATTAGTTCTCAAAGTATGCATGGAATTGCACGTAAGCAATCCAATTTGTTCCAGAAAATGTACCCTAATATAGAGACAATAGCTAAAGGATGAATGCGTGAAATGAGATGACTATATCAAGATTATTATGGTGTATTAATATAAGAAATTAAGTAGACAACTTCTCTTTGGAGTAAATATGTCTTACTTGAGATGGAGTATTTTTCAAAAATCTTAAAACGGATCAAATATTACCACATGGTGATAGTAATCTGATTAAGTATGGAGTATATATCTCTACACATTTGTGATCATGTTAATTGTTAAGGTATTTTTCAAAAATGTGAAATTGCATTACATCGGTTGTGAGATTAATACTCGAAATCAAGATTTAATATCATGCCTAAACAAATAAGGGTTATGATAAATATAACTCAGTGGGTTGTATTTAAACAactaaaagaggaaataaatagttaatatatgcattaattgcattgatttatgtgtaatttactctctaatttctaaattaataccaaataTAGAAGGGTATTAAATGTTTaaattgtatttatcatttcccaaCAAATAATTGTTACTCCGTATAACATTaactatataaaatggacttaaaCTGGAGTAACCTACCTATTGTATAACCATGTCATATCTAGAGCTATAAAGCTCATTTGTAGTTGTCAACTTTAGAGCCTAAATCTCAAAATTATTTGGAGTCAGCTGATAAAAATCATTCTTTAGAATTGTCACTAGCCTGGGTGATCACACCTCTCAAAAGTCAAAATGCAAagaaatacaacaacaacattacctcaGTATTTCAATAACTCCCGCAAATTACAAGGTAAAAAGGGGTCGAATGTACTAATTACATATAAACAGTCACTTGAGTAGAAGGGTTAATGTTGATGCTAACATGGTCACTGACTCACTGATTTCATGATAAAAGGGTCAATAAGAAAGTCCATAGATGTAAACATATACAACTAATATATACACAAATTCTTGTATAAAGCGATTTTatacaaatttttaaaaaaataaaaataaaaaatgttcCGTGTTTCAAAGTTCACACAATAATGTACAAGCATTTTCAAATGAATGACAACAATTTGATTCTTTAATTAGAGAGAGTAGGCTTTATTTGGTACTTAGCAAATTAATTTTAGCAGAAGCAGATTAATAAAGCAGATTATATATGACAGATTGAATTGacaggtttgactagcatatttcAATTAGCAAATTTAAAAGAAGCGTTTGGTAATTAGCGGATTtaggttaatagattgttgtatctatgtgtaaATGGTTGTCATATTCATTtttcacaatctactaatgtgaatatgctggGGGAAGCAGCATATTGAAAACAGTAAATTGAGGTCCAATCTACTGTTTTAATATGTCATtcaccaaacactcaaattaatagattggtgagtcaaacatgctaaaggCCTTAAATATGCCGAATATTTATCAATCCGTTGCTTATCAAACACTCCCCTAGTCTATATTCCAAGGGTTCTTTATGTGTGGTTAATCTTACAACAGCAATTCAAAAATCGAGAGGCTGATCTATAGCGCtgaattatttattatattaaaaaaaaaaaaaaaaattggtagtTTCTGTTTAGAGCTGTTCAATATCTCCACCAAACTTTGACAATAATGTGATTTGTTGACGAATGAGTGAATATCTAATTAAGCCACCAattgaggaagaggaagaggaaaaaaTAACATTCTTTTGGTTAAGACGGTCTTAACCAAGAATTCGTGTTTAAGCAATTAAAACAACAAGGGTTTTTCTATCCTGCCTACATAGGATAACAAACCCAAAAAGGAAATAATTAAATGTATTTAttgtaaataaaagtgaaagtgaGAAAATATTGCAATTTTCAATAAAAACATCATTTAATTATTTCCTTTTtaggtttcttatcctatgcctagtgggcataagTTAGAAAAACCGTTGACAAAGAAATGATTATGTATGCGGTTTTAGATCTTAACTCGTCAAAAACGATAAGCAATTGGACAGACACCGATTATTAATAGCTtagctagtttttttttttttagacaaacgtAATAGCTTAGCTAGTTAGCTGGTAAAATTATTGATTTATAGTATTCTCTACCTAGATTCAAAACCCATCACCGTTAAAACTATCGTTTTGACTTTCTTTATAACATAAAAGAAATGTTGTGACCGGTAAAATACACAATTGGCAAAAAATCAAATACTCAACAAGAACCAAATCTTACTACCAGCCATAGATCTAATGGAATAATAGATATCTCGATTTACTGAAACTTCGACCAATTCAGTAGCAAAAAAACTGCCTTGGTTTCAACTCGacctcaacggatccaaattataCACACTAAACGACCACCTGTAATTGTATTACCAATACGATGAAACATATGACCACAAGGCAATGCACTCGAGCCTAACTTGGTAGTACTCAAAAGGAGATCACATTACTCAGTTTTCTGCGAAAAAATTGGCTCCACCAGTCAATATGCCAGTCACAGGATGCAGTCTCAGTATTAGTCTTATATAAAAGCACCACTACTTCGTCCTCCCCTACGACTGTGTCTGTCATATGCAGTGTTGATCTTGTCGACAAGCTCGTTCATTGCACTACATagaaaggaaaaataaacaatttcaGAATATTGTCAGTAATTTAAGTCATGAACACGTCATACACTTCTTCCGCCTCATTTATTGTATTTGTCATCTAACCATATACGTAATATTTAGGCAGACAAAGTTTTTCTATTCACTTCACGTCTAGAAATCATAGGCAATCTCTCTTGAGTGGCGAAGTTCAAAGTTCAAACACTACCTTCACTGACCACTCAGAAACACACATTCTTAGACCACGCATAATTTGTCGTGTACAAGATAGTATTCTGTATCAGATATGAAAGGAACCCAAATCTTCATGTATTCCTCATTTTATTATAAGGTTAATTAATGGGTTGGTTTCACATGAGCGACCCTGCCATAATCTCACAGGAATTTTGTTTTGGGAAGAAGCCCTCAATTGGCAAATTTGTGTGCATCACTAATTTTGCTAGTTGCTACTAGAGATCACAAATTCACAATATTTGAATCTTTTATCAAAATAATgttgaaaaatagaaaaattatCATGTTGGGTTGGTAAgaaacttaaaaaaaaattattaaattaaacaaaGACCCTATCTTTTTCTTTAGCAATTTCTTTAGTCACCTACCTCTTGTAAGATTTGACTCTATTAGCTCTCTTTTTTAGCCTAGGAGAGCTTTTTGAGTCATATATCTTAAGAATGATGGTCTAAATTAAGAATTTTAATAGAAATTTTTTTAAATATAGTATCTTGAATGATTGATTAGGGCAATGAGAAGTTGTGAAACCATTTTTCTCAAAGCCTTATTACTCCTTAATATTCTTGCATTATTGTAAGTCTTGAAACATTGGATCTTTACTTGTTTCTTCCGTCTTCTTgaaattggattttttttcttttgggctTTTGAAGATTTAGATTTTCTTTATGAGAGTTTTCTCTTTGCCCTCATTTTTCTTGGTCTTATTTTGATTTACTTGGTATATTGAAAGTCTTTCACTTTCGTTTACCGCTCACATCCGCGAGGATGCTATAGGTTGATTTCGATTAACCTAGTTTctttaccttatcaaaaaaaaaaatcccaatCACCATATACCAATACTCATTCTCTTACCACCACTGTACTCCTCCCACCTCACCACCCACAGCAGCCAAACGACCATGTTCAAAAGGCATTGCAGAAATGAAAGAAAACAGGTTTAGCATCAAAGGATTGAGTGGCACTTAAATTTTATGACATCGGGTTGAGACGGGGGAAGGGAGGGGGAAATATGCATATACATTACCTTGAGCTGTTAGTCAGCATGGCAAGATATGTAACCAGCAAGGTGTCATtgtattcctgcaaaacaataccCAAATGCAAAAGTCACCACGTATATAGCAGGCTAATGATAAGATTCACATTGTAAATTACATCTCTGATTAAAGAGAAATTCACATAGCCGGAAATAGGAATTGTCAAAGAGTACTCACCATCAAAAAGTCATCTTGAAATTTGCTGGACTCAATAGCAGGCAATCTCCTCACAAGACTTGAAACCTGTCTCATCAATGCATTCTCGCAGGGAATCTCGCCTGCAATGCAGTAAAGTTGCAATTAACCTAACAGGCATTCTTATTGGTCCACAATCTATCAAGATGATGTACAGTGTATGAATCTTATAGCAAGTTCTGGGCTAGACGAA
This sequence is a window from Silene latifolia isolate original U9 population chromosome 8, ASM4854445v1, whole genome shotgun sequence. Protein-coding genes within it:
- the LOC141597540 gene encoding uncharacterized protein LOC141597540, translating into MEMAAYKNLYDDYFRQFPPLPTPIIPYPNQPHRSYIDDLNDTLLELIFTKLLQWKHLVTCKCVSKRWNLIISNPYFARYYLTHKLYSAFTLILIDPYDDDFLISEHPYFQKHKLRLNDNDLYYIVAHHNDMLVSCDSRNSSSAEFSYKICNPLTKQFTVVTATNNYYRFYRNCKVGFAGFVNGVSSTNNVVIGFRIILVNKDYYYKNKLTWKIYSSVTGKWKTYNNVKDLGFVFRSKYQVDPRNQAVTSNNRVHWRGKSNKILVMDPFVDDIVSYCVINLPSVINCEDSVLGSCQNRLRLAQLEPDYVAAAPRIKVWEFEQDDDGLMMNWGGNSMAKLRLVINFALKPHIIARVFPPIEGLFSSCLRLKNEVICCHSIDPYIVYLMYGDKLVECDVGMGRLRLIHHCTYSWCHRYMLVHPLMAS
- the LOC141597541 gene encoding transcription factor MYB41, which produces MNMGRTPSCEKTGLKKGPWTDEEDQKLIDHIQTHGPGNWRALPKKAGLQRCGKSCRLRWTNYLRPDIKRGGFSAEEEEYIIELHSFMGNKWSAIAAKLPGRTDNEIKNYWNTHIRKKLLQMGIDPVTHGPRLDLLDLPSILSSLNHPFLIKNPAFLNLQTLLNPELLKLATSLKSSQNDLSHIHPIVQFVNQIETRVHNHSSFDMSPNLIENPSNFYSIKKEQSWFQNHVNIESNIQDRVPPSQKLNLDDSTQQPNPSLSDIGRSSNWHTSNHGALYPSLINNKSNISSVLSSPCTSSVDPIDASLMYLNSIPSSEDEVDVDYFFSNILKKLENPALFNVGTS